The Mus caroli chromosome 9, CAROLI_EIJ_v1.1, whole genome shotgun sequence DNA window TACTAATGTCATCTGTGTTTGTGTCCCCTCAGGTTCACATAGTGGGACTTGTGAAGTGTAAGGAGGCAGAGCTCCAGAGACAGGATTGTCATTGTCATTGATGTGAGGGCTCCACCCTTATGGATGGGGTTATCACCTTAATAAAGAGAGgagctgggagtgtagctcacTGGTAGGATGCTTTCCTGGCATCCATGAGGCCCTGTGTTTGATTCTCAGCGctgtataaaccaggctggtTGGCACaagtctgtcatcccagcactgaggtagaagccagaggagtgagagttcaaagttatcctaaGCTACATAAGGAATCTcaagtcagtctgggctacacgagacagtctcaaacaacaaaagtaaataGCTAAACAAGAGTTTGAAGGGAGATACCTCTAACCCCTTAGCCATGTCTGGAACACACCACATACTTAATCAGCCAGCACCTTGTATTGAAACTGTTAATCCCAAAGATGCAAGGAGAGAGAGACCACCAACCCAAAGTATCATggtcaaattaattaaagcaagctttttaaTTTATGTACACAGGCTGCCTCCCCTTAAGACAGAGTTCAAGTGTTCAGCCTTGGACATGGGAAAATAAGGGCTTTTATAGCTCAAGGGTAGAGGGTTTCCAAAGGGTGGATTTGGCAGGCAAGTAGGTGGGATTATAGAAACAAAATGTAACAAGGTAGTCATGACAGATGGTGGTTATCATAATCTTTGGAAACAAGGAGTCGGTTGAAACAACATGGTTGAAACAACATGGTTGccatttcctggaacaggcagtactGCACCATTTGTATTTAAGGTTTTAAGTGAGGCATAGCCCAATCCTTGGCAAACAGATTTAATCATAAGCAGGATTTTGgctttactataagatggctttcaagTCCAAGATGGAAGCAGGCTGGTTCATCGGGAGCATCCTAGCTTCTAGGTTAACAGCCaagcattttatttctcttcacaGATGGCGTGGGATGAGGTATTTTATTGAAGTCTGAACACATCAGTACAGTACTCAGTATGTACTAAAGTAACCTTTTGTGCCAAATACAGGCCCTTTAATGATGCTGACTTTGGGTGTGATAACGCTAAGGGCTTTCCCACAGACCTTACTAGGAGAAGCCCACTGGGTGATATAATTGATTCAATGCTAGACTAGGCCTTACTAGGAGAAGCCCACTGGGTGATATAATTGATTCAATGCTAGACTAGGCCTTACTAGGAGAAGCCCACTGGGTGATATAATTGATTCAATTCACAGATACCTGGTTTAGGTTATATATAACAAGCAAAAGAGGGAGGTCTCAGCCATGGCCTGCTGGTCCCCTGGGAGTGTGACAGATGAGTGGGGGCTCTGACCTCATGTCCTACCCCCAAGCTTATGCTTTCTTTCTACCTGTACTGTTCACTGTCCATGCTTGAACCCCTTCATCTTTAAGACATCACAGAGATTTCAAACATGTTCTCTAGTAGGCCAGAGGATCCTTGAAGGAACTGTAAGGAAGGATGTGAAATTCAAGGGGGGTGGATCATTGCAAGACAGGCTCTGGGATCAGCACCCCTACTTCAGCCAAGAGGGATCTTTTCCCCGTAACCGTGGGActccagtaatttttaaaatcattgtttatttaagtgtgtgtgtgtgtgtgtgtgtgtgtgtgtgtgtgtgtgtagggtgaaCTTATCTATACCACAGCATACAGGCAGCAAGGGCAGTTATTGGGATTCAGTTatccccttctaccatgtgaggcccacagatcaaactcaagttgtcaggtttgAAGGTAAGTgtctttaacctctgagccatcttgccaacatCTCTAGTGATGTTTAGAGCAggtttgtggggctggagagatggctcgggttAAGGGGTTAACtgcattctgttcttgcagaggacccaggtttggttctcagcgcCCACGATGGGttgctcacacctgcctgtaactccagctccgggggtTTTGATGTCTTCTTTGGGCCTCCTTGGGCACTTATACTCACATGCATGTATCCAGACACAagcacgcacatacatacatacatacatacgtacatacatacatgattaaaaataaaataaatattaaaaaagaaaggcagattGGAGTCATGTCTTAGAAATgctgagttattttattttgttatttatttatttattttattattttattcttgagcTGGGTAGTATTGTGTGAATATTCAAACTAAAAGCAATGGACTAACATGCCGCCAGGCCAAAGGGCCACGAAAGAGTATGAAACGGCTGTTCCAATGCCTAGATTAACTTAGGAGAATGTCTTACTTTGTATTgttatttggaaaaacaaaacaaaacaacaacacaacgcTATGTTCTGCTGCTGGCAAATGTATTCTTCTAAACTATGCAAAGAAAACCCAGCTGGTAAAACTGGGTTTCCCTATTCAGCATCTCCATCTCTATCAAAAACAACAGCTAAGAGACAGAGTTGGGCATGGATGGGAGATTGTCAtttgagaggaagacagagaggaataACACTCTCGGAGAGACTGCCTGTGGGACCGCCATCTTGGGATCAGAGAAAGGTGTTTTCAGttggagttgggagaaggatAGATGTACTTTACCCAAGGAACCAGGGTCTGCTGCAAAACCAATGGACCCACAGGCCTCCCTGAAAAATGTAATacctgtaagtgtgtgtgtgtgtgtgtgcacgcgcgcatgcatgcatgcgatTGTGCAACTCTGAGGTACCCAGACAACCTCAGCCCCTTTGTAGGTCCATCCCCTTCTCCATGCTTACTGGCAGGAAGGCTCACCAGAGCCTAGGCAGGCTGGGCATGGAACTTAAGGGGACCATGGCCTAGAAGACAAGTCCCTCTTGATCCAGGAGAGAATAATTTCCTGGGCAAGGGTTAGAATGCAGTCTCTGGAGAGGATGAGGAAGCCTGGGGAGCCCAGCTTAGATCAGGAGACCCTTGGAGGTAGAGTAATAACGGGTAAAGTTaggaggtggactttgagaccaGGAGAGGAGCAGCCTGATGGCCAGGGCTTTGGGTTGGCTCTTCCACAGATGGTGGGAAGCCTGGGGCGGGGCGTGCAAGAGAATTTGATGACTATGTTGAGAGCACCAGAGCTCCTTTCCCCTTAGAGCTCGAGTCTCAGCTGTGGTGATCCCTGTATACTCACTCTTGTCTGTGACACATGTCTGGGAGGCTTTCAAAACTGTCCTACTCTGCCCATTTGCTTTCTGGTTGCATCCCTGAAGATCCATGAGTCCTGTCTCAGTGTGTCTTCTCCCTAGCCTCACAGAAGTCACTTACTATACCATCTCAACCACCATGCAGTCCAAGGTCAAAGGAGGCATGTGACCACCACAAACCAACAGTCCAGAGGTGGTTTCTATGGTGCTGTATTGTCTATGTCCTCACCCCAGTACTTATAGGACTTGATATTGACCCCATAGTTGAAGAGTTGCCTTCATCCAGTCCATTGAGGGCAGGTGTCCATTGTGAGTGTCAGTGTCCTTAGAGAAGGAACTCCTTTAATGACTGAGGGACCTGGAGTTGAGGAGAGCCAGGAAGGTGTGATGTAGACAGACACTATCTGATGTTCTCCCTCCACTCTGTCTAGCTGGTGACATTCTCCTGAGTCCCTGGAGGTCCAGGTCTGTACTTGGACCCCTTGGGAAGGACATAGGGAATGTGAGATGAAGGCTGTGAGCCCAGGAATCAGACTGCCTGAGGATATCAACAGTGAGAAGACCATGCAGAGCGGCTTCTATAGGCTGGTGGGAGGGAATTTGGCACAGAGTGGCTCTGAAGCCAAGTGTGACTGCTATAGGCAGGGAAGGCTTCTTGGAAGAGggatagaggaggaagaggagaaggaggaagaagaggatggggagggggaggggaaggggaggagaaagaggaaggagaggaggaagaggagaaggaagaggaggaagaagaggaagaggagaaggaggaggaagaggatgggggaggggaaggggagggggaaaaggaagaggaggaggaagatgaggaagaggaggaggagaaagaggacaaggaggaataggaggaggaagatgacaaAGGAGGAGGGCAAACCACTGGTCAGCTTACCTCCTTTTGCATGAGCTCAGCATAAACCACGCAGGCAGCAGAGATCAGCTCATCCGCATCAAGGTCGATAAGGTTGTTGCAGGCCTGGAGGGGGATACATGTGTatggtgagtgtatgtgtgtgtgtgtgtgtgtgtgtgtgtgtgtgtgtgtatgtatgtatgtaagcaaaCACCTCTCCTTGTGCCTTTGGGAGCTCAAAGGTAAGAAAGCTACTACTCACAGCAGTTATTGGGGAATACTTGAGGTCTCCACAACCTGCCACAGTGCCTGCAAACTGTATGCTTTGGGGGGTTTGATAAACATAGCCTTCACATGAGTCTAGGAAACCCCGGGGCTTCTGCTGCATGCCTTCAGCGCCTAAGGAAGACTTGGTTTATAAGTGGAGTACTACCTGAGGTGGTTTTCCCCCTGGTACTTCAGCTGGCTTTTGAAGCACATCTAAAAACATACGCCCTTTTGCTACACGGCCAAGGGTTAACGTCAAGGCAGTAGAGTCTAGTGGTTAGACCACTCAAGGCCTCAGTTCCCTCACATGCTTACTTGGATGCTAAACCAGCACAGCCTCTGTCACTGTGCAGGGCCTTTGAGGATTCTACTAAAAACCATCAGCATGGAGCTGCATCCTGCTCTTTCATCATCTCTCCCCTGGAGGCAAAAGCGGCCATCAACCAGAGCATCATGGGCCTGCATCCTTCTGTGAGATGGGTACAGGGATCAGGCTCTAAGCTGGCAGGGGATCTGGCCAGGGCACACTCACCATGAGAATGGCGTCACCGCTCATACACTCCAGCAGTGCCTGCTTGCGCACCATCTGTAGCATGCTGTAGGCCACCAGCACCTGGAAGTTTCTGCAGGGCTTCCCCGTCAGGAGGACCTGTGGGCAGCCAGCAGGCTTCAACTCTGTTGCCTGAGACCAGGATACCCTGGGGGCAACAAGAGTCCACAGACCACATACTCAGAACAGGATATAGAAAAGCCAGAGCTTAGCAATCCAGGGCTTCCCAAAAAATCCGCGGCAGGGGTGCTATATTCAATTTGGACTTGGGGGTTGGCAATCCAGGATGAAAGGGTGAGCCAGGTGGGAGGTGCATTATGGGATAGTCCATGCCAGGCTGGCAGTTGGGCTAGACCCTGTAGCTAGGAACAGCTGTGAGGCAGGACAGCAACAGGTGGTGGGTTTGTTCCTAAGGAGGGTCATCTGCTGCTGGCCCGAGGGACTGTTGTTGGAAGACTTCAGGTGTCCTTGGGGCCTGCCTTGTAGGGAAGCAGGTTCTAAGAGAAGGAAGCCAGCATTCTAGAGAAGGGGAAGGCCAAGGAAGGGCAGTGAAAGATagcagagagcaggggagggtGGGAGCAGCTGCAGGTGTCTGTGCTAACTGCCCTATAGAAGGTCGGTGGAGTCTGGCATCACAATTGATGGGCAGATGCTCTAGCGATCTCCAGCAAGGCAGGAGTAGAGTTGATAACCTAATTTAACTCCAAACCACAGAGCATGATCCAAAGCCGGgaagaaagggaggctggaaaccTTGCAGCTTCTCCCTAACACGGGAGGAGGTACAGTCTACCTTAAGCGTCCCCAGCTTCATTTGCCTCACCTCCCAGAGCCTCCAGACATCATCGAAGGTTTTGAAGGCACGCTGGAAGCAAAGGCAGAACCACGGAAAGAGGGACTGCACAGCCCCTGAGCCCTTCCCTTCTGTGGGAAGAGAAGCAGGTGCTTAAGCCACCACATGACAGAGCATGGGAGACATAAGAAACAGGAGAATGTCACCTGCTACTTTCCCAACAAGCCATGGAGTCCATTTGGAGCTTAGGCTTAGCATCACAGACCCAGCCAGGCTCCTCCACGTTGGGCCTCCCCTCCTGAATATGTCTGTCAGGCTAGGCTGGGACCCTTCCACAGCCTACTTGCTGGTGTGAGAAGTAATAGTAACTGTGGACTACTCACTGAGGTGTTCAGCAAATTCAGGGTCCAGTAGAGTGATCAGGCTGTTGAGCATGTCCAGATTCTTGCCTACACCGATGTTGATGACACAGCTGTGCTCCTGTACAAGACGGGACCAGGGATCAGTCCTCCTAGTTCAACTTGAGGGCATCATGGAAGAAAGCCAACCTCTCTCAGTCCTAACTCTGAGAGGCCACATGTCTGGgtcttccatgtgtgtgtgtgtgtgtgtgtgtctgtgtaagagtGGGACCCAGAACAGCCCTCCTGAACTCTGAGGCTTCCAGCGCTCACCCACTGGCCTACAGGGTGTTTGGGGGCTGGAGGAAGTGTCTGAGGCTGTCAGTGCCTTGGGCTTGATGgatggtggggaggaggagatTTGAGCCCCGCTTAATCCTCACTGTTTTCTGCAGGAAGAACTGGAAGAGCCAGAAGGTCTCATGGTCGTGCTCCACCATCAGCTGGAAAAGCATCACCATCTCATGGAAGCCTCGCTGGTACTCTGCAGGGAAGGGCTCCGGTGAGGAGGAGCTAGTGGGCCCTGGGCCAGGGTCCAGGAAGGACCAGCAAGTATGGGCTGGGGCTCCATCCCGGCTCACCAGCCTTTGTGTTGCAGACATAACTCAGCAGCAGGGTCTTCTCCAATTTCTTCTTGTCTATAAGCACATTGCCCAGGGGATCTTTATCATACAGCCTCTGGATGTCGTACGCTAGGTTAGAGCAAGGGATGGGGAGTGACAGTCACTCATCTCCAGCATAGAAAGCAAGGACTACTTCATTTCTTCAGTAGAGGACAGGTCCTAAAAACCCTAGTGGGGGGGCTACAAAAGGCATGtcagcctcccccccccaattcaTCATCACACCCTGCTGTTCTGGGCTTCTCCTCGCCCCCAAATGCTCCTCCCATCCAATTCAGATCTGACTTAGTTCAAAGTtgtaggggtggggagaagaagaCAAAGCAACAGAGATAACATGTGGCAGGAGGATTCGTGAGCACTGGCAGGTAGATTGACCCAAGTTTGGCTAGGAAAACTCCAGGCCAAAATCAAGGCAGTTGCTAAGCCCCAGGAGTCACCTATGCCTGGAAAAGACATAAATGGCTCCTGCCCTCTCCCCTGCtcagctcttccttcctccctccctccctccctctgctcaccaatgTTGTTCCGAGTCTCTGTGAAGTTCCCATGTAAGTTTTCCAGCAGGGGCTGGATTTTCTCATACATCTGGCACAAGGAGTTATAGTTCCTCCTGAGAACAGCATTGGGGTTGAGTAAGTGGCCTTCCCCTTCCAGGAAGGGACAGTTCAGGAGCAGCTGATGCTGAGTTCAAGGGGAATGGGGTAGCCTTGCCCACCTGGTCCCCACCTTTCACCCATCTCAGCCTGAGTGGCCTTGAGCAAGCGTTCCCAACATGCGGCTGGCACGGTGTGGGGACAAGTTAATGTGGGGTGGGCTCAGTGTCCCCGCCCCCCACGTAGCACCTGAACTCTGGAGCCAACACTTAACCAAATATCTGCAGAGCGATGTTGCGCTCCCTtccctaagcctcagtttcctcatctgcagagTGGGGACAATTCTGACACCCCTCTGAGTTGGAAGGACTCATGTTGAAGACTGAATTTTATTTAGTTAATCCAGTAACTGACTGGTGACCTCTACAAGTCATATCCTTAATGTAACCCCTAGAACCTGTAACGTGGTCTTATTTATAGAAGAGGTCTTTTAGGATCTCAAGATGAGAccattctgtgttttctagggGACCTATAAGTGACAACTGTctttagtatacacacacacacacacacacacacacaaaggttgGAGGGCATGTGTCCACTGAACCAGAGAGTGAATGGATGTAGCCTCAAGCTAAGGAAGCTTCCGTGGGAGGTGTGGAGAAGAACCTTCTGTCTCTCAACGCCTTCCCAGAAggccagaggaaaaaaatgtctgttACTGTCAACCCCCCCATTTGGGTCACTTTGCCTCGGCAATCACGTGGGCTGTTCCTTAGGCCCTCAGTACCTGGTCTGACACACATCCTGTCTGCCCTGAACTATTCTCTGCTGGTCCCTTGTGGAACTGTCTTTTCCACATCCTGGCTGGGAGCTGCCTTGGGGctgaacacagcttctgctccagacCCTGACACCCAGTCGTAGTCAGGTAGTCTAAGATGAACACCTCCAAGAAGGAAGCAATCCACTGTGGGGTCATTCAGACCCAGCCCACCTTAAGCACTCATACAGAAAGGTGAGTCAAAGACAAGGTGACCAGTGGACTCTGCCCCAGTGTGGGCTCCATaggggagagaagaggcaggctCCAGGCTGTCAGCAAGCCCAAGTCCCAGGGTCACAGAAGTGGCTTTGGGTGGCATCCCGACCAACATGAACCATAGCTGTTCTTTCCCTGTGCACGACGACATACATGCCTGTTCCTGTAATGAGGTCATTGTAACTACTCTGTGAACTGTACTGTGACCCCAATTTTGACAGTGCAGGGGGAAACTAAGCCTTAAGCTGAGAAGTTCACTCAAGAATATGATGTTAATGCTAGAATTTGAATTGAATTCTTTCCCAAACAAGACTGCGTGCTACTCACCTATGAAGATCCTCCAGTCAATCAGGGCACACTAGAGGAAGCACCCTGCTTGATCCTGGCCTTGAAGCAAGGATGGagtttttgcatttatttattcagtgtgtgtgtgtgtgtgtgtgtgtgtaccacattcttgtgaaggtcagaggacagattgTGAGAGTCTACTCTCTCCACCATCCACTATGGGATTGAACTctgattgtcaggcttggtggcaggtgcctttatccTCTAAGCAATCCCAGAGACCCAAGGGTGGGGCTTTGGGAAATAGATAATGGGGGGACcaatgtggagggagggaggaagagcaaATGAATGAGCCAAGAGCAGAGGGAGTCAAAGAACACCCAGCTCTTGTAGAGAGTTGA harbors:
- the Tbc1d21 gene encoding TBC1 domain family member 21, with protein sequence MTTLSPENSLSARRSATFILEKRKPPIDKAEWDSFFDENGHLAKSRDFICINILERGLHPFVRTEAWKFLTGYYSWQSSRDERLMMDSNRRRNYNSLCQMYEKIQPLLENLHGNFTETRNNIAYDIQRLYDKDPLGNVLIDKKKLEKTLLLSYVCNTKAEYQRGFHEMVMLFQLMVEHDHETFWLFQFFLQKTEHSCVINIGVGKNLDMLNSLITLLDPEFAEHLKGKGSGAVQSLFPWFCLCFQRAFKTFDDVWRLWEVLLTGKPCRNFQVLVAYSMLQMVRKQALLECMSGDAILMACNNLIDLDADELISAACVVYAELMQKEVPQSLKEFLL